In Deltaproteobacteria bacterium, one genomic interval encodes:
- a CDS encoding glycosyltransferase family 39 protein, producing MLNLSPNWQLRIRFTIIGILLLLTATFLVSISQYKVHDSDSRLYAAIAHDTSTLPIRYWSAPEWNGHWGNQGYFYEHPPGLFMFGALFGRLGLNAFPAIYLVNFLSWLISLALLAAIAQKLIGNNSGITAVLIWVLSPMFIQYLVRGNQENPITTCVLLGVFACVVLRHHFYRALFFGIALTGAVLIKGAAGMLLVGVIAWVWWLRGHKLAEFLELIAGSLFVVVAAFILEQWHQSVTGASFWGSYLQAQVRVSLGEIRILNKFANLGFYFVRPWWFFFPWIFLLLWPFWRYFKYKETTFKHPTFYLGIGTLAIYIGGFSLFDRACDRYLFPAYPMCAISTAFVIYNGNIHFFARMRNIIERYQARLPYFLAGALAIAVALKVYIGLFHYIYIQPWRGG from the coding sequence TGACTCTGATTCTCGTCTTTATGCAGCGATTGCCCATGATACCTCGACATTGCCAATAAGATATTGGTCTGCTCCTGAGTGGAATGGTCATTGGGGTAATCAAGGCTACTTTTACGAACATCCACCAGGCTTATTTATGTTCGGTGCCCTATTTGGGCGTTTAGGTTTAAATGCCTTTCCTGCGATATATTTGGTTAATTTCTTATCTTGGTTAATTAGCTTAGCATTATTAGCAGCCATCGCTCAAAAACTCATTGGCAATAATAGTGGTATTACCGCGGTTCTAATCTGGGTTCTATCACCAATGTTTATTCAGTATCTCGTAAGAGGTAATCAAGAAAACCCCATAACTACATGTGTCCTTTTAGGTGTTTTTGCTTGTGTCGTGCTACGACACCACTTCTACCGTGCACTCTTCTTTGGCATCGCGTTAACAGGTGCGGTATTAATTAAAGGCGCAGCAGGCATGCTCTTAGTTGGTGTTATTGCCTGGGTATGGTGGTTACGTGGTCATAAATTAGCAGAGTTTTTAGAGCTAATTGCAGGAAGTTTATTCGTTGTTGTTGCAGCTTTTATTCTTGAGCAATGGCATCAGTCAGTTACTGGTGCAAGTTTTTGGGGTTCATATTTACAAGCTCAAGTACGAGTATCATTAGGTGAAATTCGCATACTAAATAAATTTGCTAACTTAGGTTTTTACTTTGTGAGGCCTTGGTGGTTCTTCTTCCCTTGGATATTTTTACTTTTATGGCCTTTTTGGCGTTATTTTAAATATAAAGAAACCACATTTAAACACCCAACTTTTTATTTAGGTATAGGAACATTAGCCATATATATTGGTGGCTTTAGTCTTTTTGATCGCGCTTGCGATCGCTATTTATTTCCTGCTTATCCCATGTGTGCCATTAGTACCGCCTTTGTGATTTATAATGGCAATATACACTTTTTTGCACGTATGCGTAATATCATAGAAAGATATCAAGCCAGACTGCCTTATTTTTTAGCTGGTGCTCTAGCTATCGCTGTCGCACTTAAAGTTTATATTGGTTTGTTTCATTATATTTATATTCAACCCTGGCGAGGTGGCTGA
- the speD gene encoding adenosylmethionine decarboxylase — translation MTATLHSYGKIPDLNEAVELSVIVATLTGCDLKQLDDPEAIAALLSECVNASGMTLIHQYVHKFQPCGVTGAAVLAESHVAIHTWPHQGMLFVDIATCSSMYCAKAAFECICKLVPHTDIRIKDLSLA, via the coding sequence GTGACCGCTACATTGCATTCATACGGTAAAATACCTGACCTCAATGAGGCAGTTGAGCTTAGTGTGATTGTAGCAACCCTTACTGGTTGTGATCTTAAGCAGCTCGATGACCCAGAGGCTATTGCAGCTCTACTTTCAGAATGTGTCAATGCTAGTGGCATGACCCTTATTCATCAATATGTTCATAAATTTCAACCTTGCGGTGTCACTGGTGCGGCAGTGTTAGCTGAATCTCATGTCGCTATACATACTTGGCCGCATCAGGGCATGCTATTTGTTGATATAGCTACTTGTTCGTCTATGTATTGTGCAAAAGCGGCGTTTGAATGCATCTGCAAATTGGTGCCCCATACTGATATTCGTATTAAAGATTTATCTTTAGCCTAA
- a CDS encoding prolipoprotein diacylglyceryl transferase: MHLPYFTLPPIDLSALGLGQIDWFTIFVFAAVIAGVTAYDRVVNRGGDIDLPTARLIPEVAVVTGFIGAHLMHVLAYHPELMREDPLILIKIWAGISSIGGFIGGLLGAAILLRWRKKPMLPYVDRIAIGITIAWIFGRLGCATSHDHPGSKTDFFLGVAFPDGVRHDLGLYELIFTVLILAPALFIVSRRRWRTGTLAGVWLILYGPIRFILDFLRADDFGFVDARYFNLTPAQYACLVMIIAGVLLLAMSHIHKWPMQPALWGKINQPPRQG; this comes from the coding sequence ATGCATTTACCATATTTCACGCTCCCTCCTATTGACCTTTCGGCATTAGGTTTAGGTCAAATTGATTGGTTTACCATATTTGTATTTGCAGCAGTTATTGCTGGAGTGACAGCGTATGATCGTGTGGTTAATCGCGGCGGTGATATCGATTTGCCGACCGCCCGGCTTATTCCTGAAGTAGCCGTAGTGACAGGATTTATTGGTGCTCATTTAATGCACGTGTTAGCGTATCATCCAGAATTAATGCGTGAAGATCCGTTAATACTCATTAAAATATGGGCCGGTATCAGTTCTATTGGCGGTTTTATTGGTGGCTTATTAGGGGCAGCAATTTTGTTGCGTTGGCGCAAAAAACCAATGCTTCCTTATGTTGATCGCATTGCGATTGGTATTACGATTGCTTGGATTTTCGGTCGTCTTGGTTGTGCAACTAGCCATGATCATCCTGGCAGTAAAACTGACTTTTTTTTAGGAGTTGCGTTTCCTGATGGTGTACGTCACGATCTTGGTCTTTATGAATTAATTTTTACCGTGTTAATCCTTGCGCCAGCATTATTTATAGTATCACGACGACGGTGGCGTACTGGCACACTGGCAGGTGTATGGTTGATATTATATGGACCCATACGTTTTATCTTAGATTTTTTACGGGCTGATGACTTTGGTTTTGTTGATGCACGTTATTTTAATCTTACCCCGGCACAATATGCCTGTCTGGTTATGATTATTGCAGGGGTTTTATTGCTGGCTATGTCACATATTCATAAGTGGCCAATGCAGCCAGCTTTATGGGGTAAAATAAATCAGCCACCTCGCCAGGGTTGA
- a CDS encoding DUF350 domain-containing protein: MFKEMFTTDAIWELLDPRAVIYLVIILLVFYLAKKTFDWVAPYNLNEQLTKVDNKAVALAFAGFIIGVGIVILSILSGEVHTGDATTVVMAYVTDLGVTVAWSLGGVILLHITRIVNDKIIFYKFSNVKELVEDKNLGTGAIEAGSYIGSAFIIHASLFGESQNVLHAIVSTLVFFIIGQIFFVIYGFIYQKVTRFDVHDEIERDNAAAGISAGMNLVAIGILLSGYIKHFDTIIGICVWFVIAVFLLLTTRYIVDKLILPGALLDEEVKNDRNWGAALVEGAAAITIAFIVNACFFL, translated from the coding sequence ATGTTTAAAGAAATGTTTACTACTGATGCAATTTGGGAACTATTGGATCCTCGCGCAGTTATTTATTTAGTTATAATTTTGTTGGTATTTTACTTGGCCAAAAAAACTTTTGATTGGGTGGCTCCTTATAACCTAAATGAGCAACTCACCAAAGTTGATAATAAGGCCGTCGCGTTAGCATTTGCAGGTTTTATTATTGGTGTTGGTATTGTTATTCTGAGTATACTAAGCGGTGAAGTTCATACTGGTGATGCTACAACAGTAGTAATGGCTTATGTGACAGATTTAGGGGTGACGGTTGCTTGGAGTCTTGGTGGGGTTATACTTTTACATATCACTCGCATCGTTAATGATAAAATTATTTTTTATAAATTTAGTAATGTTAAAGAACTCGTAGAAGATAAAAACCTTGGTACCGGTGCTATTGAAGCAGGCAGTTATATTGGTTCTGCATTTATTATTCATGCTTCGTTATTTGGGGAAAGCCAAAACGTATTACACGCTATAGTTTCAACGCTGGTATTCTTTATAATTGGGCAAATATTTTTTGTTATTTATGGATTCATATATCAAAAAGTTACCAGGTTTGATGTTCATGATGAGATCGAACGTGACAACGCCGCCGCTGGTATTAGTGCGGGTATGAATCTTGTTGCAATTGGGATATTGCTTTCGGGTTATATAAAGCATTTTGATACTATTATAGGTATCTGTGTATGGTTTGTTATTGCAGTCTTTTTGCTGCTTACTACTAGATATATCGTCGATAAACTAATTCTTCCGGGGGCTCTGCTTGACGAAGAAGTAAAAAATGACCGTAATTGGGGTGCTGCTTTAGTAGAAGGTGCTGCAGCCATCACGATTGCTTTTATTGTTAACGCTTGTTTCTTTTTATAG
- a CDS encoding guanosine monophosphate reductase, translated as MMFEGITFDDVLLVPSYNHYESRRLVDISMTDKTSKLSLALPVMSSNMDTITESAMANFMAEKGGIGVLHRFMSIDRNLEIWRQCHHKCFVSIGCGSKEIDRATTLHEAGADYFCIDVAHAHAKYVGKTLKKLRGLLRNACIMAGNVATYAGADYLASCGADIIKVGIGAGSVCLTRIKTGFGVPMLTAIQECVRVDRSIVADGGIRSPGDIVKALAFGADFVMLGGMLAGTRPTPGSVVQKADGSLVKEYRGMASREAQDGFIGVMPEWKTAEGIAIEVKYCENEDEIIADIIGGLRSGLTYGGADSIRELQRKLNYTLVSNASRIESLPHAIFK; from the coding sequence ATTATGTTTGAAGGAATCACATTTGATGATGTTTTGCTAGTGCCTTCATATAATCATTATGAATCACGACGTCTCGTCGATATTTCAATGACTGATAAAACCAGCAAACTGTCTTTGGCTTTGCCGGTAATGTCATCAAATATGGATACTATTACCGAAAGCGCCATGGCCAATTTCATGGCAGAAAAAGGCGGAATCGGTGTTTTGCATCGTTTTATGTCGATAGATCGTAATCTTGAAATATGGCGGCAATGCCACCATAAATGCTTTGTATCTATAGGTTGCGGCAGTAAAGAAATTGATCGTGCTACTACCTTACACGAAGCAGGGGCGGATTATTTCTGTATTGATGTCGCGCATGCGCATGCCAAATATGTCGGTAAAACATTAAAAAAACTCCGTGGACTTTTACGTAATGCCTGCATCATGGCCGGTAACGTCGCTACTTATGCAGGGGCTGATTACTTAGCTTCATGTGGTGCCGATATAATCAAAGTTGGTATTGGTGCTGGTTCAGTTTGTCTCACACGTATAAAAACGGGCTTCGGCGTACCTATGCTAACTGCCATACAAGAATGTGTACGTGTCGATCGCTCAATCGTTGCTGATGGTGGGATCCGTAGCCCTGGTGATATTGTCAAAGCGTTAGCCTTTGGAGCTGATTTCGTAATGCTTGGCGGTATGCTTGCTGGTACACGACCTACCCCAGGTTCTGTTGTGCAAAAAGCTGACGGAAGTCTGGTTAAAGAATACCGTGGTATGGCCAGCAGAGAAGCTCAAGATGGTTTTATTGGGGTAATGCCAGAATGGAAAACCGCCGAAGGCATAGCTATTGAAGTTAAATATTGCGAAAATGAAGATGAAATTATTGCGGATATAATTGGCGGACTACGTTCGGGATTAACTTATGGTGGGGCAGATAGCATTAGAGAATTACAGCGCAAGCTCAACTATACTTTAGTATCTAATGCTTCACGTATCGAAAGTTTACCGCATGCAATTTTTAAATAA